TCGTCCAGGTGACGGTCTGTTGGCCGTCGAGATACCGGATGTCGTCGCGAAGCGAGACGTTGATATGGTACTCGGTGATCCGCTTGCTAAGCGCCTGAGGTTTAGGAGCCACGTTGTCAGGTTGGGACGAGGCGGGCGGCTTGGCCGATTTTGGCGCAGAATCGGTCGCTGCTTTGGCGGCAGGGGCGAGAGCATAGGTATATTGGGATTGCCAAGCGCGGCCGAAGCCCTGCTGGATGGAGAGGCCGAGCAGGACGGCGGTAAGCGTAAACAGCAACAATCGTTTGACGTAGCGTGGAGACATGATACAATTCCCTCCCGTGACAAGCATCTACAGCATGTATATGTTTGCTTTTCGCGGATTATTAGCTAAAATGGAATTATTGTACGGGGAAGGTGGAAGAGCTATGACGGAACAGCAAGGACAGCCGGCAGAGCCGGAAAAAAAAGAGAAGAAGTCTCTCTCTCTTAACGTAGTGAGCAACAAACAACATAAAGGCTTTGGAGCCGGAACGATAGATTTAAGTGCAGTATCCTGCGTCATTATTGATAATGGCGTAGCCTATATCGATGACGGAGCGATGCATGCGAAGAGCAAGGTGGAGCGGGGCATCAAGTTCAGTCCGAACAAAGAAGACTGCCCGAACGGCCGCAAATGCTGGATTGTATGGACAGCCGTTGAGCGCGGAGAAGAAGGCTCCTATTATGCGGGGGCTACGGCATGCGAGATGTGGATCGATACCGAAGCGCGCCGCGGCTGGAAAATTCTCGCCGATCATGTGAACAAGCTGGATGCTGCGATCAAGCGCAAGTATAAGCTTGAGGAGCTGGATGCGGAAGAGAAAGCGGCTTTCCGCAAGCTTCTGGCCGAACATAATGAAGAATGGTGGAATAATTCGCCTGAAGAGCTTAAGGAAGCCTTAGCGTAATCAGAGAATTTAATAACCGGGGATCGTAAGGCGGATGGCCGCGCGATCCCCGGTTTTTTTCTTGAAGAATTATTTTTGAAAGATGTGCAGGGGTTGAGTGCAAAGCTGTCGTCTATTATAGCGGGAAGGGAGGAGAGCGAGATACAAGACGAACAATGGATCACAGCCATCAAGAACGGCGGTCCTGCGGCGTTTCAGACTTTTGTAGACGAATATGGGCCCTATATCTATCGAACCGTGTTTGCTGTCATCCGTTCGCCGCATGATGCGGAGGACGTGACGCAGGAAGCGCTGCTGCAAATCTATCGCTCCCTCCCGGAGTTCCGAATGGACGGCTTTAAGACGTGGATTACCCGCATAGCCGTCAATAAGGCGATTGATTGGAAGAGAAGCCGGATGCGCAAGCCCGAGGAGCTGGTGGACAGCTTGACGGGACTTGAGGCGGAAGGCATGATGGCAGGCCGCGGGCCGGCCGTTGAGGCAGCGGTTATAGACCGCGAAGAGCAGCGGCAGGTGCGTGAGCAGGTGGAACAGCTGCCGGACAATTACCGTGAAGTCGTGACCGCTTATTATATGGAGAACAAATCGTACGAGGAGATCGCGGTTCAGACCGGACTAGAGAAAAAAAGCGTAGAGTCGAGGCTCTACCGGGCACGTAACTGGATCAAGCGGCATTGGCGGAAGGAGGACTTCGAATGAATGAGCAAGAGTGGAAGGAACATGTGACGGCAGCAGACCTGGCCGCTTATATCCATGATGAACTGGCTGAACATAAGCGGGAGGAGATCGAGCTGCATATCGCGGCATGCGAACCGTGCATGGAGCTTTTTATGACCGCGATAGAGGCATCGGAGGCTGGGGAATCGAATCCGGCATCTGATGGACCGGCAGCGGCAAGGACTGTCATCCCGGATATGAAAAAGCTGGGGAAGCGGGTTGTCGATATCCTGCTCGCCGAGTCGGCAAGAAAGAAACCGGTTATGCGGGCGGAGCCTGCCCGCCGCCAATCGTTCCTGCAACGGCCCGTTGTTCATTTCACTGCCGCTGCGGCCATTACGCTGCTGCTGCTTGGTACAGGAACGTTTAGCGGAATCTCGGCCAAATTGGGAGAGATGGACTCCCATTCCGTACCTGCGGAGCAGACGATGGAGAAGGACGCGGAGCAGCCGCAAGGACCAACCTGGTCGGACAGAATGGTAAACCGTACGTCTTCCTGGTTCGATAAGCTGGAGAATGACCGTTTTAAATAAGGAAGAATGATTGATGGAGGAGAGGAAAGACGAAATGTCAAAAAATCCGGTAGTCGCTTTATTGCTGTCCTTTATTCCGGGCGTCGGGCATGCCTATCTAGGGCGTCCGTTTCGCTGCCTGCTGTATGGAGGAGGGTTCTTTGGCTCCTTAATGCTTTTGTTTATTGCAATACAATCCGGGGACGGGGGAGACATTGGCCTCTTCTTCTTATTCACGGCCGCTCTCAGTTGGCTTATTAATATGATCGATATGGTCGTGACGCTGCTGTCGCCTAAACCTCCTGTTGTACCGTACAACGAGCGGGGAGATATCCCGTTTGATCCGGGCTATATGGCGTACGAGCAGCAGCGGGAGAAGACAAGCACCGTGATGCTGTCCCTTATTCCGGGTCTCGGTCATATGTCGCTTGGTCTTATGCAGCGCGGCATTACGTTCCTGGTGGCTTTCCTTGGACTGTTCGCGATTGTCGTCTTTATCGGGGTCGTAACGAATACCTCGGCGTTCCTAGTTTTTCTGCTGGGGCTGCCTGTAATCTGGATCTATAGTATCTTTGATGCGATTCAACAGCTTCACAAGAAGCAGCGCGGGGAAGAGCTGAACGACCGTCCGTTGTTCGAGGAGATTGAGAACCATATGGGTACCGGCCGGAAAAATAAAGTGCTGGCCGCGATTCTGTCGCTCTTTCCCGGAGCGGGACATCTGTATCTGGGCATGCAGAAGCGGGGCCTTCAGCTGATGGGCGGTTTTCTTATCGCCATCTATTTGATGGATTCGCTGCGGCTGTCGATCTTCTTATTCCTGATGCCGCTGCTCTGGTTCTATGCCTTCTTTGACTCCATGCAGCAGATGTCGCGTTACGAACGCGGCGAGCTCCACGATCAGGCGGTAGTCGCTCAGCTTGCCCCTTATCAGAAGTGGATCGGAATTGGCCTCTTGCTGCTTGGCATTTATTATCTGGGTGACCGGGTAATGGGCGGCTATATCTCGCAGACATGGCCGGGAATCTATGCGGAGTATGTAAAACTGAAATATAATCTGCCAACCGCCATCGTTGCTTTTCTGATGATTGCTCTTGGCTTCCGGTTAGTGTTTGGAAGCGGCAGCAGAAAGTCGTATCCGGCGCCTGAACCTCTTCCGCCTCATCCCGCGGAGATGATGAGAGAAGAGGAGGGAGACCGATGAGAGAATGGCGGGTAGGTTCGCTGTCTATGGGCATTACGCTTCTCCTGATCGGCGTTTCCATTGCCATATCGATCTGGAGCGGTAAGGATGCGCTGAATACGCTGCTGTGGGTGGCGCCCGTCGTTTTTATCCTGCTTGGAGCGGAGCTTCTCATCCACCTCAAGCTGTCGGGGAAGGAACGGCCGGTTATGCGTTACGATTGGATGAGCATGTTCTACGTGGCGGTTATCGGGGCAGGCAGCCTGCTTATGGCGTCTTTTACGTCGACGGGACTGCTCGGGGAAGTACGGGACCAGCTGCAAATGACGGAGCGTACGGCTATCGTACAGTCGGATCCGGTAAAGGTACCGGACGGTATCAAGAAGATTGTCGTGCAGTCGCTTCGCCCGATCCAGCTCGACCAAGGAGAGGTTCGCGCCGTACAGCTTCTCGGGCAAGTGCAGTACTGGTCGCCTAAGCCGCTTAAGCAGCCGGAGAAGATGGTAGCAACGAGCACAGTAGGCAGCACTATGTACGTTCTTATTAATAGCTTCGAGCATAAGGATGGCTCCATTGGTTCGGAGAACATCAATCAGGAGCTGACGCTTGTTCTGCCGCAAGAGATAGAGGTAGAGAAGCGGGGCTTTTAATACGGTTGAAAAAAGGCAGTTTCTCGCTTATTGCGATGAACTGCCTTTTTTACTATTTATTCACCTTTTCAGGCTCGGCAAAGGTCATGCCTTTTGTATCGACAGTCGCTTTCTTAATCGCCATCGGTTTAACCGGACGGGAGCCTTCGCCCGTCTTCTCGGTTGCCTGATTGACGATTTCATCCACTGTGTCCATACCTTCTGATACTTTGCCGAATGCCGCGTAATCGCCGTCAAGCGACGGGGCATCGGCAACCATAACGAAGAACTGGGAGCCTGCGGAATCGGGATCTCCGGAACGTGCCATGGAGATTACGCCGCGCGTATGTAACAGATCGTTCTGGAAGCCGTTGCTCATGAACTCGCCCTTAATGCCGTAGCCAGGGCCTCCCATGCCAGTGCCTTCGGGATCGCCTCCCTGAATCATGAAGCCGGGGATCACGCGATGGAAGATCGTGCCGTCATAGAAGCCTTTTTTCACAAGCGAAACGAAGTTGTTGACGGTATTTGGAGCAATCTCCGGGTACAGCTCAACCTTAAACGATTTGCCGTTATCCATCTCGACCGTTACGACCGGATGCTTATCGGAGCCAAGCAGCTTGTCCGGCTGAGGCGGCTGGGTGGCTTCCGGCGTTGCCGTTGCGTTAGCCGCTCCGGAGCCGCTTGTGCCGTTGCTGTTGGAGCTAGTCTTGCTGCCGCCGCCGCAGCCGGCAATGACGAGCAGTAACGCTGCCGTAAGCAGTACAAGCACCGGCAACCCTTTATTGCGTTTAAACATCGTTAAAAAGCCTCCTCTGAGGGTGTTTGTCCTATCGTTCTAACCGTAATCATACCATAGCGTTCGGAATGAAAAAAAGCCCGGGCGCTTCTCCAAGGAGAAGACCCGGGCTTCTTGCTTGTTAACCTACAGTGTTGTAAGCCATAATCCAGATCGAGCCAGCAATGATTGTAACCAAGATGACAAGACCGAAGATAAGCGCCATAACGTTGTAGCGCGGCTTCTTCTCTTCGCGAAGATGCATGAAGAAGAAGAGCTGAACGACGAACTGCAGGACCGCCATGATCAGAATAAAGATCAAAGTCGGCGTTTTGTCCATCATATCGTTCAATACAACGACAAGCGGCAGAATCGTAAGAACGATGGAAATAACAAAACCAATGACATAGGATTTCATCGAGCCATGGGATTCGTGTTCATCATGCCCGTGTCCATGCGTGTTAGGGTTCGCCATCCTACATCACCCCCATCAAGTAAACGACCGTGAGGACGAAGATCCACACAACGTCAAGAAAGTGCCAATACAAGCTGACAATGGTAACTTTGCGTTTGGTAACCGGCGTGATGCCGCGTTTGCCGATCTGAATCATCAGGCCAACCATCCAGCAAAGACCAACCGAAACGTGAAGTCCGTGAGTACCTACCAGCGTGAAGAATGCGGACCAGTAACCGCTTGTACCGATCGTAACGCCTTCGTCGACCATTTTGATAAACTCGGATACTTCAAGGAAAATAAACGATGCGCCTAGAAGAGCCGTAATGATCAGCCAGCCGATCAGGCCTTTTTTATTGCCTTTGTGCATTTGAAGAACAGCGATACCGCTGGTGAAGCTGGATGTTAACAAGATAAACGTTTCGGCGATTACGCCGGGCATTTCGAACATTTCATGCGGCGTAGGACCGCCGTTTGTGCTGTTATGCAGGACGGAGAACGTCGCGAACAGCGTACCGAACAAGATAACGTCGGTTATAAGAAACATCCAGAAGCCAAGAACCTTAATCGATTCATGATCGTGATGATCATCATGGTGGCCGTGATCGTTATGATCATGGCCGCCATGAGGCGTCACTGTGTGTGCCATTTACCGTACCCCCTTTAATGCTGCTTCCGTGCGTTCAATCTCATCAACCGGAATGTAATAATCCGGGTCGTAATCGAAGGAACGGGCGAACATGCAGCAAGCAACGCCGATCAGGCCCGGAACAATCATCCAAGTCCAGTGCCATACAAAGCCAAAGCCGGCGATGAAGAAGAACACAGACATTATGAACGGAATACCGGAGTTTCTCGGCATATGAATTGGTTCCAGCGGACCAGGCGGTTTAGGTTGAATACCTTTCGCGCGGCGCTGTTTCTCTTCCCACCATTCATCCGAGCTTGTAACCTCAGGAAGATGTGCGAAGTTGTACATTGGAGCCGGCGATGGAATCGACCATTCGAGCGTACGGCCTTCGCCCCATGCGTCTCCGGATTTTTCTTTCTTCAGGAACTTGATGCTGTGCGCAATCTGCCACACTTGGAAAATAAAGCCCAGACCCATGATGAAGGCGCCCACCGTCGAAACGATGTTAAGCGGCTGCCAGCCAAGGTCGAAGTTGTATTCGTTGAAACGACGTGTCATACCCATCAGGCCAAGCGCGTATTGCGGCATGAAGCAGACATAGAAGCCGATATTCCACAGCCAGAACGCCCATTTGCCAAGGCCATCATGCAGCTTGAAGCCGAACATTTTTGGCCACCAGTAGTACAGGCCCGCGAAGTAACCAAATACAACGCCGCCGATGAGCACTTGGTGGAAGTGCGCAATCAGGAAGTAACTGTTATGGAACTGGAAGTCAGCAGGCGCAACCGAGAGCATAACCCCCGTCATACCGCCGACGACGAAACACGGAATAAAAGCAATGGTCCAGAGCATTGGCTGGCTGAAGGTGATCCTTCCTCGGAACATCGTAAACAGCCAGTTGAACACTTTTACACCGGTCGGTATGGCAATCAGCATCGTCGTAACCGCGAAGAACGCGTTGACGTCGGCGCCGGAGCCCATGGTGAAGAAGTGGTGAAGCCAAGTAAAGAACGAGAAGAAGCTGATCGACATAAGAGCGAATACCATGGACTTGTAGCCGAACAGTTTTTTCTTCGAGAAGGTAGATACGACATCCGAGAATACCCCGAAGGCCGGCAATATAACGATATATACTTCCGGGTGACCCCACATCCATATCAAGTTGACGTACATCATCGGGTTGCCCCCGCCGTCAAGCGTGAAGAAGTGAGCGCCCAAGTAACGGTCGATGAACAGAAGGAACAGCGTAACCGTCAGAATCGGGAATGCGAACATGATTGTAATCGAAGACGACAATACGGACCAGGTGAACATCGGCATTTGCATGAGCTTCATGCCTGGCGCACGCATCTTCAGAATCGTAACAACGAAGTTGATACCGGACGCAAGGGAACCGATACCGGAGATCTGAATACCCCAAATATAGAAGTCTTGGCCAAGGCCCGGGCTACCGGACAGCTCGGAGAGCGGCGGATAAGCCAGCCAGCCTGCATCAGGCGAACCCCCGATAACGAACGATACGTTGAACAGCATGGCGCCAAAGAAGAAGAGCCAGAAGCTGAGGGAGTTCAGGTAAGGGAACGCAACGTCGCGCGCGCCAATCTGGAGCGGTACAACGATATTGAACAAACCAAACATGAGAGGCATCGCCATGAACAAGATCATGATAACGCCGTGGGTTGTAAAGATCGCATTATAGTGTCCTGCATGCAGGAACTCTAATTGCGGTACGGCCAGCTGAGTACGAATCAGAAGGGCGTCGACGCCCCCGCGGAACAGCATGAGAAGCGCTGCGATAACGTACATAATACCGATTTTTTTATGATCGACGGTTGTCAGCCATTCGGTCCACAACCAGCGCCATTTTTTGAAGTAAGTCAGAGCGATGACAATCGCTACCGTGGAAAGCCCGATCGATACCTGGGCACCCAGGATGAGCGGATCGCCCGTGATGAAAAAGTCATTCATCAGGAAGTCCCAAAATTCTTTAAACATAGTGCATCTCCTTTCCTTACATTATGATTTAACTTCATTAGAAGTGGAGGCCGACTCTGTGTCATGTCCGCCTTCCGCATCATGAATAGGCTTCGATTTCTGCCCGGAGTTAGGAGCATCCGCTCCGTTTGGACCAACATATTGCATAACGACTTGATCGAACAAGCCTTTAGGGAATGCCGAGAAGGATTGCTGTTCGGACGAACCTGGCAGCTTCAACTCTTTAAAGCCTTCCTCTGTAAGGGCAGGCGAAGTTTGCTTCACGCTGTCTACCCAGGCATGATAATCGGCATCTGAAGTTGCTTTAACGTTAAACATCATTTTTGCGAACTGCTCGCCTGTGAAGTTTGCGCCCATACCAAGGAAATCGCCAACCTCATCAGCCTGCAGGTACAAGGTCATTGCCATACCGCTCATCGCGTAGATCTGACCGCCAAGCTGCGGAATCCAGAAGGAGTTCATCGCTTGGTCCGCCGTTACGCGGAAGCGAATTGGAGTATCTTCAGGGATCTGAAGGTAGTTGACCGTCGAGATGCCTTCATCCGGATACGTGAAAAGCCATTTCCAGTCAAGCGATGTCGCTTCAATAGTAATCGGCTGTTTAGCCGACTCAAGCGGTTTGCTTGGTTCGAGATCATACGTGTATTTGATCGTCACCGTCGCTAGAATAGCGATAATGATAATTGGGATCGCCCACCAAATCGTCTCCAGCTTTGTGCTGTGCTCCCAGTTAGGCTGGTAGCCGGCTTTGTTGTCTTTCTTGTCGCGATAACGCCACACGATAATCGCAGTCAGGATCAGGACCGGAACGAGAATGATCGCACACAGCCAGACAGTGATCCAGATGAGATCTTTTTGCGATTCGCCGATTGGCCCCTTAGGATCGAGGACAACGTATTGGTCGCTGCAGCCGGACAGCATTACGGCTATCAGCATAATCATCAACGGAACCAGAAAGCGAATGTACTTTCTCATGATTTGTTTCAACTCCTCAATATTGCTTCTTGTCATTAAGATTAGCAGAAGTCGCTCAAAATAACTGCTGGCTTAACAATTACGACAACAATTCGTCTTTTTTCTGTAAAAGAAAGTTCACTATATTGACAACTGTACCTTTTTTCCTTGGAAATAAAACACAAAAAAGCCGCCTCCCGTCAATATTGACGAAAAGGCGGCTCTTTAAAAGCGGATTTCACTTCACAAAATAGGATTGGACGGATCATCCTTTTGTTCGTCTTCTTTTGCTTGATGGATTCTTGCGTGGACCAAACCGATAGCCGTGCCGATCGTGTAGATAAATACGCTGCCGACAAGGCACCCGACACCAATCATCAGAGTTGTATTCTTATCACTAAAGTGGCTGATTTTGATTAGGCATAACAACACACCTACTGTCAAACATGTCCATGCAAATATAGTCATTAGAGTAACGAGACGTTTCACGCTTGCAGCTGTTACTTCCGAATCCGACTTTACATTGCTTACCGTTGCAGTTTTCGTAGCCATCTGAAACACTCCCATAAAGTTTGTAAGTGCTTACTTCTTGGTTCTACTATACCACAGTATATGGCGTTTGTTCAAAGAAATTTCACTTTTTGATCATATTTCGGACAAATTTTGATTCCAGGACATGCTAATTCTTCCACCAGCGCTTCAGATCATTCCACCAGGTTTGGCTGTTATCCTTGGTTGCATTGTCCGCAGGGGTATCTTTCGACGCAGGTCCGCCGCAAACCTCGGTAGGTTCTGTTCCCGCCACAAAGGATTCAAGCCGTTTGTTAGCGCAGGTGGCTGCTGCTAGCTTGCCGCTAGTCGGATCGACATATACGTTAACGACGCCGTCCGGAATCGGAAAGATCTTAGGCGGAATGGCAGTTAACGCCTGCTCTGTGAACTGGGCAAAGATTGGAGCCGCGCGGTGAGCTTCGGTTACGGTCAGCTTGCGGTTCTTGTCGTAGCCTACCCAGACGGCGGTAGCCAGCTCCGGCGTATAGCCGACCAGCCAGGCATCCGTTGAGGTGGTTCCGGTCTTGCCGGCTACCGGTCTCTTAATAATGGAAGAAACCCGGTTAGCTGTACCGCCTCCCTCGAACACGCTCTCCATTAGACTGGTCATCACATAAGCTTCCGCCGGATTAATAACCTGTTCTTCGTGATGCTCCGCTTCATATATAATATGTCCGCTCTTATCGGTGATGCGTAAGATAGCAACAGGCTCTACCTTTACGCCGCCGTTTGCGATAACGGAGAATGCGGAAGCCATCTCAAGCGGACTAACCGGGAAGGTGCCTAGCGCCAGGGAAGGAACCGGGTTCATCGGGCTTGTGATGCCCAGCTTGCGGGCCGTTTCGATAACGCGGTCGGCGCCCACCGTCATAATGGTGTTCACGGCGTAAATGTTATCCGAGCTCGCAATCGCTGTGCGCATATCGATGAAGTCATTGAAATATTTATCGTTGTAGTTATGCGGCTCATACTTTTTTCGTCCCTCGTCGT
This region of Paenibacillus sp. JDR-2 genomic DNA includes:
- the cyoA gene encoding ubiquinol oxidase subunit II; this translates as MRKYIRFLVPLMIMLIAVMLSGCSDQYVVLDPKGPIGESQKDLIWITVWLCAIILVPVLILTAIIVWRYRDKKDNKAGYQPNWEHSTKLETIWWAIPIIIIAILATVTIKYTYDLEPSKPLESAKQPITIEATSLDWKWLFTYPDEGISTVNYLQIPEDTPIRFRVTADQAMNSFWIPQLGGQIYAMSGMAMTLYLQADEVGDFLGMGANFTGEQFAKMMFNVKATSDADYHAWVDSVKQTSPALTEEGFKELKLPGSSEQQSFSAFPKGLFDQVVMQYVGPNGADAPNSGQKSKPIHDAEGGHDTESASTSNEVKS
- a CDS encoding cbb3-type cytochrome c oxidase subunit I, encoding MFKEFWDFLMNDFFITGDPLILGAQVSIGLSTVAIVIALTYFKKWRWLWTEWLTTVDHKKIGIMYVIAALLMLFRGGVDALLIRTQLAVPQLEFLHAGHYNAIFTTHGVIMILFMAMPLMFGLFNIVVPLQIGARDVAFPYLNSLSFWLFFFGAMLFNVSFVIGGSPDAGWLAYPPLSELSGSPGLGQDFYIWGIQISGIGSLASGINFVVTILKMRAPGMKLMQMPMFTWSVLSSSITIMFAFPILTVTLFLLFIDRYLGAHFFTLDGGGNPMMYVNLIWMWGHPEVYIVILPAFGVFSDVVSTFSKKKLFGYKSMVFALMSISFFSFFTWLHHFFTMGSGADVNAFFAVTTMLIAIPTGVKVFNWLFTMFRGRITFSQPMLWTIAFIPCFVVGGMTGVMLSVAPADFQFHNSYFLIAHFHQVLIGGVVFGYFAGLYYWWPKMFGFKLHDGLGKWAFWLWNIGFYVCFMPQYALGLMGMTRRFNEYNFDLGWQPLNIVSTVGAFIMGLGFIFQVWQIAHSIKFLKKEKSGDAWGEGRTLEWSIPSPAPMYNFAHLPEVTSSDEWWEEKQRRAKGIQPKPPGPLEPIHMPRNSGIPFIMSVFFFIAGFGFVWHWTWMIVPGLIGVACCMFARSFDYDPDYYIPVDEIERTEAALKGVR
- the cyoD gene encoding cytochrome o ubiquinol oxidase subunit IV encodes the protein MANPNTHGHGHDEHESHGSMKSYVIGFVISIVLTILPLVVVLNDMMDKTPTLIFILIMAVLQFVVQLFFFMHLREEKKPRYNVMALIFGLVILVTIIAGSIWIMAYNTVG
- a CDS encoding anti-sigma factor family protein; the encoded protein is MNEQEWKEHVTAADLAAYIHDELAEHKREEIELHIAACEPCMELFMTAIEASEAGESNPASDGPAAARTVIPDMKKLGKRVVDILLAESARKKPVMRAEPARRQSFLQRPVVHFTAAAAITLLLLGTGTFSGISAKLGEMDSHSVPAEQTMEKDAEQPQGPTWSDRMVNRTSSWFDKLENDRFK
- a CDS encoding peptidylprolyl isomerase, which gives rise to MFKRNKGLPVLVLLTAALLLVIAGCGGGSKTSSNSNGTSGSGAANATATPEATQPPQPDKLLGSDKHPVVTVEMDNGKSFKVELYPEIAPNTVNNFVSLVKKGFYDGTIFHRVIPGFMIQGGDPEGTGMGGPGYGIKGEFMSNGFQNDLLHTRGVISMARSGDPDSAGSQFFVMVADAPSLDGDYAAFGKVSEGMDTVDEIVNQATEKTGEGSRPVKPMAIKKATVDTKGMTFAEPEKVNK
- the cyoC gene encoding cytochrome o ubiquinol oxidase subunit III — translated: MAHTVTPHGGHDHNDHGHHDDHHDHESIKVLGFWMFLITDVILFGTLFATFSVLHNSTNGGPTPHEMFEMPGVIAETFILLTSSFTSGIAVLQMHKGNKKGLIGWLIITALLGASFIFLEVSEFIKMVDEGVTIGTSGYWSAFFTLVGTHGLHVSVGLCWMVGLMIQIGKRGITPVTKRKVTIVSLYWHFLDVVWIFVLTVVYLMGVM
- a CDS encoding RNA polymerase sigma factor, whose translation is MQGLSAKLSSIIAGREESEIQDEQWITAIKNGGPAAFQTFVDEYGPYIYRTVFAVIRSPHDAEDVTQEALLQIYRSLPEFRMDGFKTWITRIAVNKAIDWKRSRMRKPEELVDSLTGLEAEGMMAGRGPAVEAAVIDREEQRQVREQVEQLPDNYREVVTAYYMENKSYEEIAVQTGLEKKSVESRLYRARNWIKRHWRKEDFE
- a CDS encoding YwhD family protein → MTEQQGQPAEPEKKEKKSLSLNVVSNKQHKGFGAGTIDLSAVSCVIIDNGVAYIDDGAMHAKSKVERGIKFSPNKEDCPNGRKCWIVWTAVERGEEGSYYAGATACEMWIDTEARRGWKILADHVNKLDAAIKRKYKLEELDAEEKAAFRKLLAEHNEEWWNNSPEELKEALA